The following coding sequences lie in one Micromonospora sp. R77 genomic window:
- a CDS encoding MbtH family protein: MSDELRYKVVRNHEEQYSIWPDGRENPAGWTDAGVSGTKTECLDHIATVWTDMRPRSLRERHEQAGVTA; the protein is encoded by the coding sequence ATGTCGGACGAGCTTCGCTACAAGGTCGTGCGCAACCACGAGGAGCAGTACTCGATCTGGCCGGACGGGCGGGAGAACCCGGCCGGCTGGACCGATGCCGGCGTGTCCGGCACGAAGACCGAGTGCCTCGACCACATCGCCACGGTCTGGACCGACATGCGGCCCCGCAGCCTGCGGGAGCGGCACGAGCAGGCCGGCGTGACGGCGTGA
- a CDS encoding thioesterase domain-containing protein: protein MPLRADMTIVETCRPTAGPLLDCPVTAFVGDRDTTVDLADAHGWRAVSTGPFTAQQLTGDHFALLDHRDRVLAAVLTTRG from the coding sequence GTGCCGCTGCGGGCCGACATGACCATCGTCGAGACCTGCCGGCCCACCGCCGGGCCGCTGCTCGACTGCCCGGTGACCGCGTTCGTCGGGGACCGCGACACCACCGTGGACCTCGCCGACGCCCACGGCTGGCGGGCCGTCTCCACCGGCCCGTTCACCGCGCAGCAGCTCACCGGCGACCACTTCGCCCTGCTGGACCACCGCGACCGCGTCCTCGCGGCCGTACTCACCACGAGAGGATGA
- a CDS encoding fatty acyl-AMP ligase — translation MTGAPTDAAAMLRDAARTRPDTRALIVLDRAGDEVESVTYAELETRVRAAAAGLAARTVPGSRALLVHPTGVDFVVGFFACAYAGLIGVPVPYPHAATGGVERLAGIAKDADPALILTDADFAAQRYDLPGEVTVLDPAATAPAHWQPVPVDPDTPLFLQYTSGSTSAPKGAVITHGNVVANFTEVADVLDADRVDFTVVSWLPLYHDMGLGQVLSAIRSAGTAVLIPPAAFLMRPAVWPEAVSRYRGYVSSAPNFAYDLCAARTPAATIAGLDLSGWRWLLNGAEPVRHDTFTRFAAAFAPAGFSPDGFMPSYGLAEGTLYVSGRRAPGPLRHVDLDAEALERGTLTPAGAGPARRIVSCGAPARNLAVVIADPQTGAVLGADAIGEICVAGPSVAHGYWQQPEATAARFGHRVAGSTHDHLRTGDLGFFRDGELYVLGRADDLIIVDGRNIFPQDVERTVDACHPDLAPGRSAAFGLDRSGETVLGIAVETARGAASGGELDQQTRAELVAAVRRRVVEEHQVPVGAVILLRPGGLPRTTSGKVQRRPTRARYLDGTLKTW, via the coding sequence GTGACCGGGGCGCCCACCGACGCCGCGGCGATGCTCCGCGACGCGGCACGGACCCGGCCCGACACCCGGGCGCTGATCGTCCTGGACCGGGCCGGCGACGAGGTCGAGTCCGTCACGTACGCCGAACTGGAGACCCGGGTCCGGGCCGCCGCGGCCGGTCTCGCCGCGCGGACCGTGCCCGGGAGTCGGGCGCTGCTGGTCCACCCCACCGGGGTCGACTTCGTCGTCGGCTTCTTCGCCTGCGCCTACGCCGGCCTGATCGGGGTGCCGGTGCCCTATCCGCACGCCGCCACCGGCGGGGTGGAGCGGCTCGCCGGCATCGCCAAGGACGCCGACCCCGCGCTGATCCTGACCGACGCCGACTTCGCCGCGCAGCGGTACGACCTGCCGGGCGAGGTCACCGTGCTCGACCCGGCCGCCACCGCACCGGCGCACTGGCAACCCGTGCCGGTCGACCCGGACACCCCGCTGTTCCTCCAGTACACCTCCGGCTCGACCAGCGCGCCGAAGGGCGCGGTGATCACCCACGGCAACGTCGTCGCGAACTTCACCGAGGTGGCCGACGTCCTCGACGCCGACCGGGTCGACTTCACCGTGGTCAGCTGGCTCCCGCTCTATCACGACATGGGCCTCGGCCAGGTGCTCAGCGCGATCCGGTCGGCGGGCACCGCGGTGCTCATCCCGCCCGCGGCGTTCCTGATGCGGCCGGCGGTCTGGCCCGAGGCGGTCAGCCGCTACCGCGGCTACGTCAGCAGCGCGCCGAACTTCGCCTACGACCTCTGCGCCGCGCGCACCCCCGCCGCGACGATCGCCGGGCTCGACCTGTCCGGCTGGCGGTGGCTGCTCAACGGCGCCGAACCGGTGCGCCACGACACGTTCACCCGGTTCGCCGCGGCGTTCGCCCCGGCCGGGTTCTCCCCGGACGGCTTCATGCCGTCGTACGGCCTCGCCGAGGGGACGCTCTACGTGAGCGGCCGGCGGGCCCCGGGACCGCTGCGCCACGTCGACCTCGACGCCGAGGCGTTGGAGCGCGGCACGCTCACACCGGCCGGTGCCGGCCCCGCCCGGCGGATCGTGTCCTGCGGAGCGCCGGCGCGGAACCTGGCCGTCGTGATCGCCGATCCGCAGACCGGTGCCGTCCTCGGCGCCGACGCGATCGGCGAGATCTGCGTCGCCGGGCCGAGCGTCGCGCACGGCTACTGGCAGCAGCCGGAGGCCACCGCCGCCCGGTTCGGTCACCGCGTCGCCGGCTCCACGCATGACCACCTGCGCACCGGCGACCTGGGCTTCTTCCGGGACGGCGAGCTCTACGTGCTGGGCCGCGCCGACGACCTGATCATCGTCGACGGTCGGAACATCTTCCCGCAGGACGTGGAGCGGACGGTGGACGCCTGCCATCCCGACCTGGCCCCGGGCCGCTCGGCGGCGTTCGGCCTGGACCGGTCCGGCGAGACGGTGCTGGGCATCGCGGTGGAGACCGCCCGGGGTGCGGCATCCGGCGGGGAGCTGGACCAGCAGACCCGCGCCGAACTGGTGGCCGCGGTGCGTCGGCGCGTCGTCGAGGAGCACCAGGTCCCGGTGGGCGCGGTGATCCTGCTGCGGCCGGGCGGGCTGCCCCGCACGACCAGCGGGAAGGTGCAGCGCCGGCCCACCCGGGCCCGCTACCTGGACGGGACCCTCAAGACCTGGTGA
- a CDS encoding FAD-dependent oxidoreductase encodes MIRTMRRFRARPGAEPAVERAWQATAGRLGGLPGNVGRDLLRDAQDPRSFVMVTEWTDESALRGYERGPVAAALADTLGPLTEPSGADGVLVMRDSPGSGSTIFVDVALTVPADRRAEFDRGYPEVTARMARVPGYLREDLLREPDSDVFHIFAEWRGEAEFFRWIRDPAHAREEAGPIAPFLLEIRRRLFHRVDHPDSSREPSSGKESDVQTTTDVLIVGAGPTGLTTAVELARRGIDCRLVEKRATPPGQADKAIGVHCRTMEIWERQGIVRQAMDAGIWLTGNMVFVNGHETHRMSWELPELPYAHLGLPQYETERLLTDRLATLGVRPQRGAELVGFTQDDDGVTATLATAAGPETVRARYLVGCDGAHSRVRELLGLTFSGGLGRFPQLFMLGDVDVDWDMPAGHLLRFMHETDGRMDGMLVCVPLRGESRYRIATLAPPRFFAQTGGQDAPPGFSEELAEPSLDDVQAAVDRLAPPGTRVSNLRWSSVFRISHGIVDRYGEGRVFVAGDAAHLHPPAGGQGMNTGIQDAWNLAWKLALAVRGVAAPGLLDSYETERRPEGEEIVGRAVRMAFTDELDRDDLKRQFLQEMSMLLSYADSPLVGESLSAPDALRAGPGPGDRAPDVGGLRRRGVRHPLRLPDLTAGTGHTLLIYADGSADAAALASIGTLCADVRRWTAGQIDVYLLLDPAAPEPALFDPPVVRDADGEFRAAYGVTGSALYLIRPDGHVGFRSRPIDADALGKNLQLVFGGAR; translated from the coding sequence ATGATCAGGACGATGCGGCGGTTCCGCGCGCGCCCGGGTGCCGAACCCGCCGTGGAACGGGCGTGGCAGGCAACCGCCGGACGGCTCGGCGGGCTGCCCGGCAACGTCGGCCGGGACCTGCTGCGTGACGCCCAGGACCCGCGCTCCTTCGTCATGGTCACCGAGTGGACCGACGAGTCCGCGCTGCGCGGCTACGAGCGCGGCCCGGTCGCCGCGGCGCTGGCCGACACACTCGGACCGCTGACCGAGCCGTCCGGGGCGGACGGCGTGCTGGTCATGCGGGACAGCCCCGGCAGCGGGTCGACGATCTTCGTGGACGTCGCGCTCACCGTGCCGGCCGACCGGCGCGCCGAGTTCGACCGGGGCTATCCCGAGGTCACCGCTCGGATGGCCCGGGTGCCGGGCTACCTGCGCGAGGACCTGCTGCGGGAGCCCGACTCGGACGTCTTCCACATCTTCGCCGAGTGGCGCGGCGAGGCGGAGTTCTTCCGCTGGATCCGTGACCCGGCCCACGCGCGGGAGGAGGCCGGACCGATCGCGCCGTTCCTCCTCGAGATCCGGCGTCGCCTCTTCCACCGCGTGGACCACCCCGACAGCAGCCGAGAACCGAGCAGCGGCAAGGAGAGCGACGTGCAGACCACAACGGACGTACTCATCGTCGGCGCGGGACCCACCGGGTTGACCACGGCCGTCGAGCTGGCCCGGCGCGGCATCGACTGCCGGCTGGTCGAGAAGCGGGCCACCCCGCCCGGGCAGGCCGACAAGGCGATCGGCGTGCACTGCCGCACCATGGAGATCTGGGAGCGCCAGGGCATCGTGCGGCAGGCCATGGACGCCGGCATCTGGCTGACCGGCAACATGGTCTTCGTCAACGGGCACGAGACCCACCGGATGAGCTGGGAGCTGCCCGAACTGCCCTACGCCCACCTCGGCCTGCCGCAGTACGAGACCGAGCGCCTGCTCACCGACCGGCTGGCCACCCTCGGCGTACGCCCGCAGCGCGGGGCCGAGCTGGTCGGGTTCACCCAGGACGACGACGGCGTGACGGCCACCCTCGCCACCGCCGCCGGCCCCGAGACGGTACGCGCCAGATACCTGGTCGGCTGCGACGGCGCGCACAGCCGGGTCCGCGAGCTGCTCGGGTTGACGTTCTCCGGCGGACTGGGCCGGTTCCCGCAGCTGTTCATGCTCGGCGACGTCGACGTGGACTGGGACATGCCGGCGGGGCACCTGCTGCGGTTCATGCACGAAACCGACGGCCGGATGGACGGCATGCTGGTCTGCGTCCCGCTGCGCGGCGAGTCGCGGTACCGGATCGCGACCCTGGCGCCGCCCCGGTTCTTCGCCCAGACGGGCGGCCAGGACGCCCCGCCCGGGTTCAGTGAGGAGCTGGCCGAGCCCAGCCTGGACGACGTCCAGGCGGCGGTCGACCGGCTGGCCCCGCCCGGCACCCGGGTGTCGAACCTGCGCTGGTCGTCGGTGTTCCGGATCAGCCACGGCATCGTCGACCGGTACGGCGAGGGTCGGGTGTTCGTGGCCGGCGACGCGGCGCACCTGCACCCCCCGGCGGGCGGCCAGGGCATGAACACCGGCATCCAGGACGCCTGGAACCTGGCGTGGAAGCTGGCGCTGGCGGTCCGGGGGGTCGCCGCCCCCGGCCTGCTGGACAGCTACGAGACCGAACGTCGCCCGGAGGGCGAGGAGATCGTCGGGCGGGCCGTGCGGATGGCATTCACCGACGAACTCGACCGCGACGACCTGAAGCGGCAGTTCCTGCAGGAGATGTCGATGCTGCTCAGCTATGCCGACAGCCCGCTGGTCGGCGAGTCGCTCTCCGCACCGGACGCGCTGCGGGCCGGCCCTGGTCCCGGTGACCGCGCGCCCGACGTCGGTGGCCTGCGCCGGCGCGGGGTCCGTCACCCGCTGCGGCTGCCCGACCTGACCGCCGGCACCGGGCACACCCTGCTGATCTACGCGGACGGCTCGGCCGACGCCGCCGCCCTGGCCTCGATCGGGACCCTCTGCGCCGATGTGCGCCGGTGGACGGCCGGGCAGATCGACGTGTACCTGCTGCTCGACCCGGCCGCGCCGGAGCCCGCGCTGTTCGACCCGCCGGTGGTCCGGGACGCGGACGGCGAGTTCCGGGCCGCGTACGGGGTGACCGGCAGCGCGCTGTACCTGATCCGCCCGGACGG
- a CDS encoding thioesterase II family protein: MPEPTRSYLPIRGGAVLPRLRLFCFPHAGGAASAYRRWLRDVPDGVEILPVQLPGRENRSTETPHTDLTTLVGELADALAAHLCVPYALVGNSLGALVATELARELARRGFPGPAHLVVAAAPPARRRDLAPVAGLPDAALLAAVHRRHGGIPPSSPPTRRSSR; encoded by the coding sequence ATGCCTGAGCCGACCCGGTCGTACCTGCCGATCCGGGGCGGGGCGGTGCTGCCCCGGCTGCGGCTGTTCTGCTTCCCGCACGCCGGTGGCGCGGCGTCGGCGTACCGCCGGTGGCTGCGCGACGTGCCCGACGGCGTGGAGATCCTGCCGGTGCAGCTGCCCGGCCGGGAGAACCGCAGCACGGAGACCCCGCACACCGACCTCACCACCCTGGTCGGCGAGCTCGCCGACGCGCTCGCCGCCCACCTGTGCGTGCCGTACGCGCTGGTGGGCAACAGCCTCGGCGCGCTGGTCGCCACCGAACTGGCCCGGGAGCTGGCCCGGCGCGGCTTCCCCGGGCCGGCGCACCTGGTGGTGGCGGCCGCCCCGCCGGCCCGCCGCCGTGACCTGGCGCCGGTCGCCGGGCTGCCCGACGCCGCGCTGCTCGCCGCGGTGCACCGCCGGCACGGCGGCATCCCGCCGAGCTCGCCGCCGACCCGGCGTTCGTCGCGCTGA